From the Streptococcus hyointestinalis genome, the window CTCGCTACCTTAAATCATAACAGGTTTGATTTAAAACAACGAATCGTTATTATCATTATAACACTTATGGGCTATCTGTCAATAGCTTTTTGAGGATTTTTTAGGCGAGATATGATTTTTATTTTTACCCCGTGTTGTAAAATGAAGTGCAACAAAAAAGACATGCTCGTCTGATATACTAGAATTCCCCAACTCAGTATAGAAAGCAGATGAACATGTCCACTAATCATTCTACCAAAAAATCGTTATATTCACACCTTTCAGCCTCTGAACGCGGAGAAATCAGCGCCTATCTCAAGATGGGCAAGACCCCCTCTGAGATTGCTCGTCTGCTTGGGCGTCATCGCTCAACCATCAGTCGTGAAATCAAACGAGGAAGTGTTTCTCAGGTTCAAGATAAGAACGGGAAACGAATCTACTCAACGGTTTACTTTCCAGATAGTGGTCAACGTGTTTATGAAATCAATCGTCGAAAAAGTGCCTATCATAAACTATCATACTGCTCCCAGACCTTCTTCAAGGAACTTGAGAAAGCCCTGAAAACGAAACCTCGTTGTCACAGTGTTGATAGCTTTGTTCAAACTTACCGAGAAAAACATCCACTGGAAGTTATCCCTTCCACCAAGACAGTGTATCGGTACATCAAAGACGGACTGTTGAGGGTTAAACCGATTGATTTACCTAAGATGGTGTGCATCCGAAAACGGTCTAAAGTAACGCCTAAGGCCACGAAGAAAATCTTAGGAAAATCCATTGAAGAACGTCCAGAAACTATTACTAATCGCTCTGAATTTGGACATTGGGAGATTGATTTGGTTCTTGGCAAGAAGACCAAAGGGGAAGCTGTTGTCATGACTCTAGTAGAGCGTCAAACACGATTTGCCATCGCTGTAAAACTGGCTAATATAGTTTGTTAGTTTCTATATAGTATGTGTTATACTATACTTATGAAAAGTTACGGAATAGATTTTAGAAAACGAGTTATTAATTATGTAGAGGCTGGTCATTCCAAAAAAGAAACGTGTCAGTTATTTGGAATTAGCACTAATACACTGTATCTGTGGGAGAAACAACTCAAAGAACTAGGTCATTTGGAGCGCCAAAAAAGAAAACCAAGCCCTCGCAAATTGCCATTGGATAAGT encodes:
- a CDS encoding IS630 transposase-related protein — protein: MKSYGIDFRKRVINYVEAGHSKKETCQLFGISTNTLYLWEKQLKELGHLERQKRKPSPRKLPLDKLEAYAKEHPDAFLREIAEHFDCSIPSVWAALKKLNITLKKDHNL